The Pirellulales bacterium genomic interval GGTTGGTCGCGCACTTCGCTAACCCCGCTTATTCATGGTGCCACACAAGCCCGAAGCGCAAGCGAGGAAGCACACAAACCCGAAGCGTAAGCGAGGAAGCACACAAACCCGAAGCGTAAGCGAGGAAGCACACAAGCCCGAAGCGTAAGCGAGGAAGCCACCGAGGCATATCCTCGCTAACGCTTCGGGCTACTATTTCGCGGCGTATCGCGAACTCCTGGCACCATAAATAATCTGGGCTAACGCGTCGAACTACAATGTTTCACGCACACAAGCCCGAAGCGTAAGCGAGGAAGCATACAAACCCGAAGCGTAAGCGAGGAAGCCACCGAGGCATATCCTCGCTAACGCTTCGGGCTATTATTTCGCGGCGTATCGCGAACTCCTGGCACCATAAATAATCTGGGCTAACGCCTCGGGCTACAACGGTTCACGCACACAAGCCCGAAGCGTAAGCGAGCAAGCATACAAGCCCGAAGCGTAAGCGAGGAAGCATACAAACCCGAAGCGTAAGCGAGGAAGCACACAAGCCCGAAGCGCAAGCGAGGGTAAACTGCCGGAGGAAGTTATTTTTCGGTTGCCGCAAACGGAGCGGGGGCCGTCGTTTCTGACGAAGGGATCGTTGTGTTGGAGGTGTGGTGCTGAGTCGGCGGCGGCGTGGCAATGGAAGCCGCTGGTGTTTGCGGCGGCACTTGGCCCACCAGCTCGGAAATCGAATATGTTTCCGCGTCGCGGCCTTGGTAGGCGATGATGAGTTCGGCCAAAAACCCGATCGACATCAGTTGGGCCCCGAACACCATCGCCCCGAGCGAATAGAGCAATAGCGCGCGTTCGTGAATTTTGGGATCCACATGCTGCAGCTCTTCCACGATCCAATAGCCGCCCAGGTAGACCAGGCCGGCCCCGCCGAGCAACCAGCATAGCAGGCCGATCGCGCCGAGGAAATGTTGCGGCCGTTGGCTGAAGCCGGTGAGAAACTTGACGGTGAGGAGGTCCAAAAATCCTTTCATGAACCGCCGCACGCCATATTTCGAATGGCCGTATCGCCGCGGCCGGTGCTGCACCACTGCCTCGCCCACTTTGAATCCCCGCGCATGGGCGAGCACCGGCACGAAGCGGTGCAATTCGCCGTAGAGCCGCACTTCCCCGAACACTTCGCGGCGATAGGCCTTCAGCCCGCAGTTGTGGTCGTGCAACCGCACACCCGTCAGCCAACTGACCATGCCGTTGAACACGCGCGAGGGAAACACTTTGTGCCATGGATCGTGCCGTTTCTTTTTCCAACCGCTGACGACGTCGTATCCCTCGTTCATGACGGCCAGCAGTTGCGGAATCTCGCGTGGGTCGTCTTGCAGGTCGGCATCGATCGTGACGACCTGTTCGCCGCGCGCCGCCGCAAAGCCGGCACTGAGCGCCGCCGCCTTGCCGAAATTGCGGCGAAAGCGAATTCCGCGCACGCGCGGATCACGCTCGGCCAACTTGTGAATCTCTTGCCACGATCGATCGGTCGAACCGTCGTCGATGAACAGGATCTCGAGGTCGTAGCTCTGCCGTGCGGCCATTTCCGCCAATTCGGCGTAAAGCGTGGCGAGGCTTTCATCTTCGTTACACAGCGGCACGACAATGGAGAGCATGGGCGGGGAGCAGGGTCAGGGGCCGGGGGTCAAGGGGCGGCAAGCGGCGGTGAGGCAATTGGCGATGCGGCAATTGGCAAGCGGTGGTGGGGCAAGCGCTGGAAGATGAACCTCTCATCTTAGATCATGGCGGGGCGGAATTCGACGGTCAGCGCGCTCCGCGTGGGCCAAGTTTTTTTTCTGGAATTGCGGTTCTGGCCCCGTGCGGGGCCCACTGCCGGCTTGCCCCGGAAACGCCGGCAGCGGCGCCCCATCCGCGGCAATTCACTTGCCAGGATTTCGTAACACTTCGCCGCGCGGCTGCGACTTGCGAGCGGCAATGGGCGGGGTTATAAGTGGTGTTCCTGCCTCCCAGTCCCACCCGCTTCGCTACGCCCCCTCCTGGAGTTTCCGCCATGCGCCGACTTTTCGTCGCCATCGTCGTGCCCCTTTCCTTGATGATTTCCATCGACGCATCGCGCCCGGCCGCGGCCGCCGGCGCGGAGCCGTCCGGCAAAATTGCCGCCCTGATCGTCGATGGGCAGAACAACCACGATTGGAAGCACACCACGCCCGTGCTCAAAGCGGCCCTCGAAAGCTGCGGGCGGTTTACGGTCGATGTGGCGACCAGCCCGCCGAACGGACAGAAGCTTGACGGTTTCAAGCCCGATTTCGCGAAGTATGGCGTCGTGGTGTCGAACTATAACGGCGCCGATTGGCCGGCCGACACCAAGAAGGCCTTCGAAGATTATGTCTCGGGCGGCGGCGGATTCGTCAGCGTGCATGCGGCCGACAATTCGTTTCCCGATTGGAAGGAATACAACCGCATGATCGGCGTCGGCGGTTGGGGCGGCCGAAACGACAAGTTCGGCCCGATGGTCCGCTGGCGCGACGGCAAGGAAGTGAAAGACGCCAAGGGGGGCCACGGCCAACACGGCCGCTATTTTTCATTCCTCGTCGAAACGCGCGATCCCAACCACCCCATCATGCGCGGGTTGCCCGAGAAATGGTTGCACGCTCCCGACGAACTTTATTCGACGCTTTGCGGACCGGCCGAGGATGTGACGATCCTGGCCACGGCGAAATCCGACACGACGCATGAAAACGAACCGATGCTGATGGCGATTTCCTACGGCAAGGGGCGCGTGTTTCACACCACGCTCGGCCATAGCGTCGAGTCGATGGAAGATGTCGGCTTCGTCGTCACGCTCGACCGCGGTGCGGAATGGGCCGCGACGGGCAACGTGACGCAAAAAGTGCCCGCGGATTTTCCCGGCCCCGACAAAGTCAGCAAGTGGACTCCGCCGGCCGCAAAGGCGAAGTGACGCCAAGACGAAGACGGTTTAACCACGAAACACGCGAATAAAAAGACGAGACGAAGTTGGAAGCGTTTTCCGCAATGCTCGATCAAGATCAAGTTCAATCCGAGAGAAATTTCATGCATGTTCGAACTGTTCGCCATCTAGCTGCGATTCTGTGTTTGATTGCTGCGGTCGGTTTCATGGGACGGCGGGCTTCGGCCGGCGTCGCGATTACCGATCCGGCGAAAGCGGGGCCGGACTTCCGAGTGCAGGGGGAATATGTCGGTGAGGCCAATGGCGTGAATGGGCCGGAAAAAGTCGGCGCGCAAGTCGTTGCCCTCGGCAAAGGCGAATTCAACGCCACGTTTTTCGCCGGCGGCTTGCCCGGCGCCGGATGGAACCGCGGCGACGCTTCCGACATCGCCCACGGCAAAACCGCCGACGGCGTCACCAAGCTCACCGGCAAGCACACGCCGTCGGGCAAGATGTTCACCGCCACGATCAAAGACGGCGCGATGACGATGACCAAGAGCAACGGCGATCCGCTCGGCGAATTGAAAAAGGTCGAACGCAAAAGCCCCACGCTCGGCGAAAAGCCGCTCGCCGATGCGGTCGTGTTGTTCGACGGCACGAGTGCCGCCGCGTGGAAGAACGGCCGCCTGGTCGACGGCGATCTGCTGAATTGGGGCGTAACGAGCAAGCAAGAGTTCACCGATTACAAACTGCACCTCGAATTCGAATGCTCGTTCATGCCCGACGCTCGCGGCCAAGGCCGCAGCAATAGCGGCGTGTATCAGCAGAGCCGGTATGAGGTGCAGGTGCTCGATTCATTCGGGTTGCCGGGCGAAAACGACGATTGCGGCGCGATCTACAAAATCGCCAACACGCGAGTGAACATGAGTTTTCCGCCGCTAAATTGGCAAACCTACGACATCGATTTCACCGCCGCCAAGATCGACTCCGCCGGCAAGAAAACGGCGAACGCCCGCATCACCGTGCGGCACAATGGAGTGCTCACGATCGACAACGTCGAAATCCCGCATCCGACGACCGCCGCTCCGATCGGCAACGAGAAAACGAACCATGGCCCGCTCTATTTGCAAGACCATGGCAATCCCGTGCTGTATCGGAATATCTGGCTCGTCGAGAAGAAATAACGACGTAGCGGCGGGCATTGCTCGCGCGGAGGCGCGGGGGACGCGGCGACGAGGAGACGCATTAGGGCAGAAGGTGTGTTACTGGCAAGCGCAGTCTGCCAGTGCCGCGCCGCGAGTAAGGAAGGCATCGGCTACGACCGCATCGCATTGAGCTACACCATGATGTTTGCGCGAATTCG includes:
- a CDS encoding glycosyltransferase family 2 protein, translated to MLSIVVPLCNEDESLATLYAELAEMAARQSYDLEILFIDDGSTDRSWQEIHKLAERDPRVRGIRFRRNFGKAAALSAGFAAARGEQVVTIDADLQDDPREIPQLLAVMNEGYDVVSGWKKKRHDPWHKVFPSRVFNGMVSWLTGVRLHDHNCGLKAYRREVFGEVRLYGELHRFVPVLAHARGFKVGEAVVQHRPRRYGHSKYGVRRFMKGFLDLLTVKFLTGFSQRPQHFLGAIGLLCWLLGGAGLVYLGGYWIVEELQHVDPKIHERALLLYSLGAMVFGAQLMSIGFLAELIIAYQGRDAETYSISELVGQVPPQTPAASIATPPPTQHHTSNTTIPSSETTAPAPFAATEK
- a CDS encoding ThuA domain-containing protein; translated protein: MRRLFVAIVVPLSLMISIDASRPAAAAGAEPSGKIAALIVDGQNNHDWKHTTPVLKAALESCGRFTVDVATSPPNGQKLDGFKPDFAKYGVVVSNYNGADWPADTKKAFEDYVSGGGGFVSVHAADNSFPDWKEYNRMIGVGGWGGRNDKFGPMVRWRDGKEVKDAKGGHGQHGRYFSFLVETRDPNHPIMRGLPEKWLHAPDELYSTLCGPAEDVTILATAKSDTTHENEPMLMAISYGKGRVFHTTLGHSVESMEDVGFVVTLDRGAEWAATGNVTQKVPADFPGPDKVSKWTPPAAKAK
- a CDS encoding DUF1080 domain-containing protein, whose product is MHVRTVRHLAAILCLIAAVGFMGRRASAGVAITDPAKAGPDFRVQGEYVGEANGVNGPEKVGAQVVALGKGEFNATFFAGGLPGAGWNRGDASDIAHGKTADGVTKLTGKHTPSGKMFTATIKDGAMTMTKSNGDPLGELKKVERKSPTLGEKPLADAVVLFDGTSAAAWKNGRLVDGDLLNWGVTSKQEFTDYKLHLEFECSFMPDARGQGRSNSGVYQQSRYEVQVLDSFGLPGENDDCGAIYKIANTRVNMSFPPLNWQTYDIDFTAAKIDSAGKKTANARITVRHNGVLTIDNVEIPHPTTAAPIGNEKTNHGPLYLQDHGNPVLYRNIWLVEKK